From the genome of Vicia villosa cultivar HV-30 ecotype Madison, WI linkage group LG2, Vvil1.0, whole genome shotgun sequence, one region includes:
- the LOC131648803 gene encoding endo-1,4-beta-xylanase 5-like, giving the protein MYDFSTTYVNLASINLAKETGASSSLLCLAYPQKPLYNGGVIQNLELNDGLQGWTAFGDAILEHRESLGNKFVVAHSRNQPHDSVSHKVYLRKGLHYALSAWIRTTDENVAVTAKVKTSKAYKLAGAIYAHSNCWSMLKGGLIADTTEEAHFYFESNNTSVEIWVDNIFLQPFTKKQWMSHQRRSIEKARKTKVIVQAVDEQRHPLQNASISVTMKRPSFPFGSAMNKYILNNTAYQHWFASRFTVTTFENEMKWYTNEYEQGKDNYYEADEMLEFARNHSIDVRGHNIFWDDSAYNPSWVPSLSSKQLNEAIEKRVKSIVPRYKSQVISWDVVNENLHHLFFETKLGNNFLAKMFNEVHKIDPQTTLFMNEYNTIEDSRDGLSSPLTYIKKLKEIESWNKKISLGIGLEGHFPDGPPNLPYMRASLDTLAVTSLPIWITEFEEALREAHSHPEIKGIVMWTAWTPQGCYRICLTDENFKNLPAGDVVEKLIREWGREKVSLTTDQNGFIETSLFHGEYELEINHPLKNDYTLSHQIQVLSIDESEKTRQFIQLSI; this is encoded by the exons ATGTATGACTTCTCTACAACATATGTCAATCTAGCAAGTATTAACCTTGCTAAGGAAACAGGAGCTTCTTCCTCTTTGTTG TGCTTGGCATACCCACAAAAGCCTCTGTATAATGGAGGAGTCATTCAAAATCTAGAACTAAATGATGGACTACAAGGTTGGACAGCATTTGGGGACGCTATACTAGAACATCGAGAATCATTAGGCAACAAATTTGTGGTAGCACATAGCAGAAATCAACCACATGATAGTGTTTCCCATAAGGTTTACCTAAGAAAGGGATTGCATTATGCTTTATCAG CTTGGATTCGAACTACTGACGAAAATGTTGCGGTAACAGCAAAGGTTAAAACAAGTAAAGCATATAAACTTGCTGGTGCCATTTATGCTCATTCTAATTGTTGGTCTATGCTTAAGGGTGGTCTCATAGCAGATACAACAGAAGAAGCTCACTTCTATTTCGAG AGCAATAACACTTCTGTGGAAATTTGGGTCGACAACATTTTCTTGCAACCATTCACAAAAAAGCAATGGATGTCTCATCAACGTCGAAGTATTGAAAAG GCTCGCAAGACGAAAGTAATAGTCCAAGCAGTTGATGAACAAAGACACCCTTTACAAAATGCTAGTATATCAGTTACAATGAAAAGGCCGAGTTTTCCATTTGGAAGCGCGATGAACAAATATATACTGAATAACACTGCCTATCAACATTGGTTTGCGTCAAGGTTTACCGTAACCACATTTGAAAACGAAATGAAGTGGTACACAAATGAATATGAACAAGGCAAGGATAACTACTACGAAGCCGATGAAATGCTAGAATTTGCACGAAACCACAGTATTGATGTTCGTGGCCACAATATATTTTGGGATGATTCTGCTTACAACCCTTCTTGGGTTCCATCACTCTCATCAAAACAACTTAACGAAGCAATTGAAAAGAGGGTGAAATCCATTGTGCCAAGATACAAGAGCCAAGTTATTAGTTGGGATGTTGTTAATGAAAACCTGCACCATTTATTCTTTGAAACAAAACTCGGAAACAATTTTTTAGCCAAGATGTTTAACGAAGTTCATAAGATTGATCCACAAACCACTTTGTTCATGAACGAATACAATACTATCGAGGATAGTCGCGATGGTTTATCAAGTCCATTGACTTATATCAAGAAGCTAAAAGAGATCGAAAGTTGGAACAAGAAAATCTCACTTGGAATTGGACTTGAGGGACATTTCCCTGATGGTCCGCCTAACTTGCCTTACATGAGAGCTTCCCTTGATACACTTGCTGTCACTAGTTTGCCAATATGGATCACTGAATTCGAGGAGGCTCTTAGAGAGGCACACTCTCATCCAGAGATTAAGGGCATTGTAATGTGGACAGCATGGACACCACAAGGTTGTTACAGGATTTGTTTGACAGATGAAAATTTCAAGAACTTGCCAGCAGGTGATGTTGTGGAGAAGCTGATACGTGAGTGGGGGAGAGAAAAAGTGTCATTGACAACTGATCAAAATGGATTCATTGAGACCTCCCTTTTTCATGGTGAGTATGAATTGGAAATTAATCATCCTTTGAAGAATGATTATACTCTTAGTCATCAGATACAAGTGCTTTCCATAGATGAGTCTGAGAAAACAAGACAGTTTATACAGCTTTCTATTTAG